A genomic segment from Spinacia oleracea cultivar Varoflay chromosome 3, BTI_SOV_V1, whole genome shotgun sequence encodes:
- the LOC110803594 gene encoding bZIP transcription factor 27, whose protein sequence is MEEIWDHINPLSNTQIHHVQPPTPSPPFNGFFFQDFSVLPPPPPPPPPTHPQPPQIRPVAAVDRKTKRLINCRESANRSRARKKAYIEELELIVEDLKAKNKRLKDDNENRKKPHLQAHCTPLLFFSVR, encoded by the coding sequence ATGGAGGAGATTTGGGATCATATTAATCCACTCTCCAACACCCAAATCCACCACGTCCAGCCGCCAACACCAAGCCCCCCTTTCAATGGTTTCTTCTTCCAAGACTTTTCTGTtctaccaccaccaccaccaccaccaccaccgacgCACCCTCAACCTCCGCAAATCAGACCCGTTGCCGCTGTAGATCGAAAGACCAAACGTTTGATTAACTGCAGGGAAAGTGCGAATCGTTCTAGGGCTCGAAAAAAGGCGTACATTGAAGAGTTAGAGTTAATAGTTGAGGATTTAAAAGCTAAGAATAAACGTTTGAAAGATGACAATGAAAACAGGAAGAAGCCACACCTACAG